In Streptomyces sp. NBC_00569, a single genomic region encodes these proteins:
- a CDS encoding penicillin-binding transpeptidase domain-containing protein: MRKGAKAAVIGGVFAIMVGGAGYGAYNVVTAVTGSGGSSTAGEPSPRRTGPPTADEVKDVSQKFLAAWAKSDPDSASAYTNNAESALSALTGWHDDAHITHTTLTAGAPSGAEVPFKVKATVSYEGKKKTLAYDSSLTVVRGLNTGRALVDWQAAVVHPDMDRGDTLVTGEASAPPIEAVDRSGNVLTKEKYPSLGPILDQLREKYGDTAGGRAGVETYIQRESEDAGTKTLLTLVKGKAGELHTTLSATAQAAAERAVKSFDESSVVAVQPSTGQVLAVANHRKDGFNAAFQGQQAPGSTMKVITAAMLIDNGVASVNSPAPCTDTATWQSQTFHNLPGMKANEGASLADSFARSCNTAFVKLIDEKPLTDESLTREAQDRFGLGQDNWKTGIASTDGKIPPSGGPDRAANAIGQGQIQMNPLNMASVTATAKTGVFRQPVIVPRSLDDRELATARGLPPNTAAQLRQMMYRTATVGTAAQVMAGLGPDVGAKTGSAEVTGQTKSNSWFTGYRGDVAAAAVTEEGGHGGDAAGPIVAAVLRAGS; the protein is encoded by the coding sequence ATGCGCAAGGGGGCCAAGGCGGCTGTGATCGGCGGGGTGTTCGCCATCATGGTCGGGGGCGCGGGGTACGGCGCGTACAACGTGGTGACGGCGGTGACCGGTTCGGGCGGGTCGAGCACGGCGGGGGAACCCTCGCCGCGCAGGACCGGGCCGCCGACGGCGGACGAGGTCAAGGACGTGTCGCAGAAGTTCCTCGCGGCGTGGGCGAAGTCCGACCCGGACTCCGCGTCGGCGTACACGAACAACGCGGAGTCGGCGCTCTCGGCGCTGACCGGCTGGCACGACGACGCGCACATCACGCACACCACGCTGACGGCGGGGGCACCCTCGGGGGCCGAGGTGCCGTTCAAGGTGAAGGCCACGGTGTCGTACGAGGGGAAGAAGAAGACCCTCGCCTACGACTCCTCGCTCACCGTGGTGCGCGGACTCAACACCGGCCGGGCGCTGGTCGACTGGCAGGCGGCCGTCGTGCATCCGGACATGGACAGGGGCGACACCCTCGTCACCGGCGAGGCCTCGGCGCCGCCCATCGAGGCCGTGGACCGCTCGGGCAACGTCCTGACGAAGGAGAAGTACCCCTCGCTCGGGCCGATCCTGGACCAGCTGCGCGAGAAGTACGGCGACACGGCCGGCGGCCGAGCGGGAGTGGAGACGTACATCCAGCGCGAGAGCGAGGACGCCGGCACCAAGACGCTGCTCACGCTGGTGAAGGGCAAGGCCGGTGAGCTGCACACGACGCTCAGCGCCACCGCGCAGGCGGCGGCCGAGCGGGCCGTGAAGAGCTTCGACGAGTCGTCCGTGGTGGCCGTGCAGCCGAGCACGGGCCAGGTCCTCGCGGTCGCCAACCACCGCAAGGACGGCTTCAACGCCGCCTTCCAGGGCCAGCAGGCCCCCGGCTCCACGATGAAGGTCATCACCGCGGCGATGCTCATCGACAACGGTGTCGCCTCGGTCAACAGCCCGGCGCCCTGCACGGACACCGCGACCTGGCAGAGCCAGACCTTCCACAACCTGCCGGGCATGAAGGCCAACGAGGGCGCCAGCCTCGCGGACAGCTTCGCCCGGTCCTGCAACACCGCGTTCGTGAAGCTCATCGACGAGAAGCCGCTGACGGACGAGTCGTTGACGCGCGAGGCGCAGGACCGATTCGGTCTCGGTCAGGACAACTGGAAGACCGGCATCGCGTCCACGGACGGCAAGATCCCGCCGTCCGGCGGCCCCGACCGCGCGGCCAACGCCATCGGGCAGGGCCAGATCCAGATGAACCCGCTGAACATGGCGTCCGTCACGGCGACCGCGAAGACGGGCGTGTTCCGGCAGCCGGTGATCGTGCCGCGCTCCCTCGACGACCGGGAACTCGCCACCGCCCGCGGCCTGCCCCCGAACACCGCCGCCCAGCTGCGCCAGATGATGTACCGCACCGCGACGGTCGGCACCGCCGCGCAGGTCATGGCGGGTCTCGGCCCCGACGTCGGAGCCAAGACCGGCTCGGCGGAGGTCACCGGCCAGACCAAGTCGAACAGCTGGTTCACCGGCTACCGCGGGGACGTCGCGGCGGCCGCGGTCACCGAGGAGGGTGGCCACGGCGGCGACGCCGCGGGCCCGATCGTGGCCGCGGTGCTACGGGCGGGTAGCTGA
- the rsmI gene encoding 16S rRNA (cytidine(1402)-2'-O)-methyltransferase, whose translation MTSSPDSPGTLVLAGTPIGDVSDAPPRLSKELADADVIAAEDTRRLRRLTQALGVTPGGRVVSYFEGNESARTPELVEALAGGARVLLVTDAGMPSVSDPGYRLVAAAVERDIKVTAVPGPSAVLTALALSGLPVDRFCFEGFLPRKAGERMGRLRDVAEERRTLVYFEAPHRLDDTLAAMAEAFGADRRAAVCRELTKTYEEVKRGPLGELAKWAAEGVRGEITVVVEGAPEKGAESLDASELVRRVQVREEAGERRKEAIAAVAAEAGLPKREVFDAVVAAKNAARGAPSESKGLS comes from the coding sequence GTGACATCAAGCCCAGATTCCCCCGGAACGCTCGTGCTCGCGGGCACGCCCATCGGAGACGTGTCGGACGCGCCGCCCCGGCTCAGCAAGGAGCTGGCCGACGCCGACGTCATCGCCGCCGAGGACACCCGCAGGCTGCGGCGTCTGACGCAGGCGCTCGGGGTGACCCCGGGCGGGCGCGTCGTGTCGTACTTCGAGGGGAACGAGTCCGCCCGCACGCCCGAGCTGGTCGAGGCGCTCGCGGGCGGGGCCCGGGTGCTGCTCGTGACCGACGCGGGGATGCCGTCTGTGTCCGACCCCGGGTACCGGCTCGTCGCGGCCGCCGTCGAGCGGGACATCAAGGTCACCGCCGTACCGGGGCCGTCCGCCGTGCTGACCGCGCTCGCGCTGTCCGGGCTGCCCGTCGACCGGTTCTGCTTCGAGGGCTTCCTGCCCCGCAAGGCCGGCGAGCGCATGGGCCGGCTGCGGGACGTGGCGGAGGAACGCCGCACCCTCGTCTATTTCGAGGCCCCGCACCGCCTCGACGACACCCTCGCCGCGATGGCGGAGGCATTCGGCGCCGATCGCCGGGCGGCCGTGTGCCGCGAGCTCACCAAGACGTACGAGGAAGTGAAGCGGGGCCCGCTCGGGGAACTCGCGAAATGGGCCGCGGAAGGCGTACGCGGCGAAATCACCGTCGTCGTGGAGGGCGCCCCGGAGAAGGGCGCGGAGTCACTCGACGCCTCCGAGCTGGTACGCAGGGTGCAGGTGCGCGAGGAGGCGGGGGAGCGGCGAAAGGAAGCCATCGCCGCCGTGGCCGCCGAGGCCGGTCTGCCCAAGCGCGAGGTCTTCGATGCCGTGGTCGCGGCAAAGAATGCCGCTCGGGGCGCCCCATCGGAGAGCAAAGGACTATCGTGA
- a CDS encoding penicillin-binding transpeptidase domain-containing protein, with protein sequence MGSRGRQPERKKANAAVIGGVVAVVVLGAGVSAYALFSGDSDSSTAADDKPHIKTGPVTPAEVRTAADRFLTAWAAGDTAKAAAATDDATTATAALTSYRKDAHLSGMKLTPGKRAGAKMPFAVSATVTYEGKSKPFAYGSELTVVRRVKDGKPLVGWQASVVHPDLKDGDRLVTGAAGDPPIKATDRDGNELTAAKYPSLGTVIDGLREKYGKKAGGTAGIELRVVHKDSGKKSEHTPDKTLVTLAEGTPGTLRTTISPTSQAAAEREVAKREKAAVVTIKPSTGEILAVANSRPEGFNTALQGSLAPGSTMKIVTSSMLLEKKLAGVDKKHPCPKYVTYGGWKFQNDDKFEIKDGTFRASFARSCNTAFISQAKKLDDGDLTKQAQEVFGLGRDNWSIGVPSFDGAVPVQSQAQMAASLIGQGGVRMNPLNMASVVATAETGEFKQPYLVSPDVDHRTLATASRKLSPSTVSALRDLLHYTAVAGTAVEPMSGLGTDMGAKTGSAEVDGQKKPNGWFTAWRGDLASAAVVQQGGHGGDSAGPVVRQMLLAGD encoded by the coding sequence GTGGGCAGCAGAGGCAGGCAACCCGAGCGCAAGAAGGCGAACGCGGCCGTGATCGGCGGCGTGGTCGCCGTCGTGGTGCTCGGCGCCGGGGTCAGCGCCTACGCCCTCTTCAGCGGCGACTCGGACTCATCCACCGCCGCCGACGACAAGCCCCACATCAAGACGGGCCCCGTCACCCCGGCCGAGGTCCGCACCGCGGCCGACCGGTTCCTGACCGCGTGGGCCGCGGGCGACACCGCGAAGGCGGCGGCCGCCACGGACGACGCCACCACGGCGACGGCCGCCCTCACCTCGTACCGCAAGGACGCCCATCTGTCGGGGATGAAGCTGACGCCCGGGAAGCGTGCCGGGGCCAAGATGCCGTTCGCGGTGTCGGCCACGGTCACGTACGAGGGCAAGTCGAAGCCGTTCGCCTACGGCTCCGAACTGACCGTCGTACGGCGGGTGAAGGACGGCAAGCCGCTCGTCGGGTGGCAGGCGTCCGTCGTGCACCCGGACCTCAAGGACGGTGACCGGCTCGTCACGGGCGCGGCCGGCGACCCGCCGATCAAGGCGACGGACCGCGACGGGAACGAGCTGACCGCGGCCAAGTACCCCTCGCTCGGCACCGTCATCGACGGGCTGCGCGAGAAGTACGGCAAGAAGGCCGGCGGCACGGCGGGCATCGAACTGCGCGTCGTCCACAAGGACAGCGGCAAGAAGAGCGAGCACACGCCCGACAAGACGCTCGTCACCCTCGCCGAGGGCACGCCCGGCACCCTGCGCACGACGATCAGCCCGACGTCGCAGGCCGCGGCCGAACGCGAGGTCGCCAAGCGGGAGAAGGCCGCGGTCGTCACCATCAAGCCGTCGACCGGGGAGATCCTCGCGGTCGCCAACTCCCGCCCCGAAGGCTTCAACACGGCCTTGCAGGGCTCCCTCGCGCCCGGTTCCACGATGAAGATCGTGACGTCGTCCATGCTCCTGGAGAAGAAGCTCGCGGGCGTCGACAAGAAGCACCCGTGCCCCAAGTACGTGACGTACGGCGGCTGGAAGTTCCAGAACGACGACAAGTTCGAGATCAAGGACGGCACCTTCCGCGCCAGCTTCGCGCGCTCCTGCAACACGGCCTTCATCAGCCAGGCCAAGAAGCTGGACGACGGCGATCTGACGAAGCAGGCGCAGGAGGTCTTCGGGCTCGGCCGCGACAACTGGTCGATCGGCGTGCCCAGCTTCGACGGCGCGGTCCCGGTGCAGTCGCAGGCGCAGATGGCGGCCTCGCTGATCGGGCAGGGCGGGGTGCGGATGAATCCGCTCAACATGGCCTCGGTCGTCGCCACCGCGGAGACGGGCGAGTTCAAGCAGCCCTACCTCGTCTCGCCCGACGTCGACCACCGCACGCTCGCCACGGCCTCCCGCAAGCTGTCCCCGTCGACCGTGAGCGCCCTGCGCGACCTGCTGCACTACACGGCGGTCGCCGGTACGGCGGTCGAGCCGATGTCGGGGCTCGGCACCGACATGGGCGCGAAGACCGGCTCGGCGGAGGTCGACGGACAGAAGAAGCCGAACGGCTGGTTCACGGCCTGGCGCGGCGACCTGGCCTCGGCGGCGGTCGTCCAGCAGGGCGGCCACGGCGGTGACTCGGCGGGTCCCGTGGTGCGGCAGATGCTGCTCGCGGGGGACTGA
- a CDS encoding dolichyl-phosphate-mannose--protein mannosyltransferase gives MTSTASSPHSPSTSAPPGQNPGEARQPSTWERRLRRFGHVARPRDDVGTRLVPPYAPPSSRLWATLGLSDGLARGVTRWSGWLGPLLVTLVAGLMRFWHLGSPKAVIFDETYYAKDAWALIHRGFEVNWDKNANDLILKTGGHVPLPHDAAYVVHPPVGKYVIGIGEWLFGFDPFGWRFMTAVLGTLCVFLVCRIGRRLFRSTFLGCLAGLLLAVDGLAFVMSRTALLDSVLVFFVVAAFGCLVVDRDKARGKLAAALPRGEDGVPRPDVHIAETLRLGWRPWRLLAGLCLGLAAGTKWNGFIYLAAFGVLTVLWDVGARRVAGAGRPYVTVLKRDLGWAFLSTVPVAVATYVLSWLGWILSPADGTGGYFRNWAATDGRGGSWTWLFPDWVRSLWHYEHEVYKFNVGLSSPHIYQSNPWSWLVDGRPVSYFYESPLPGKDGCPAGAGDKCAREVLALGTPLLWWAAAFAVLYLLWRWFFRRDWRAGAIACAVAAGYLPWFNYQERTIFFFYAVVFVPFLCLGVAMMIGAILGPPGSGERRRIVGAAAAGVLVLLIVWNFVYFWPIYTGQAIPFSSWQSRMWLDTWV, from the coding sequence GTGACCAGTACTGCGTCCTCGCCGCACTCGCCCTCGACCAGCGCCCCGCCGGGCCAGAACCCCGGCGAGGCGCGGCAGCCGTCGACGTGGGAGCGCCGGCTGCGGCGGTTCGGTCATGTGGCGCGGCCCAGGGACGACGTGGGTACGCGGCTCGTGCCGCCGTACGCGCCGCCGTCGTCGCGGCTGTGGGCGACCCTCGGTCTCTCCGACGGCCTCGCGCGGGGCGTGACCCGCTGGTCCGGCTGGCTCGGTCCGCTGCTCGTGACGCTGGTCGCGGGCCTGATGCGGTTCTGGCATCTCGGCAGCCCCAAGGCCGTGATATTCGACGAGACGTACTACGCGAAGGACGCGTGGGCGCTGATCCACCGCGGCTTCGAGGTCAACTGGGACAAGAACGCCAACGACCTGATCCTGAAGACCGGCGGCCATGTGCCGCTCCCGCACGACGCCGCGTACGTCGTGCATCCGCCGGTCGGCAAGTACGTCATCGGCATCGGCGAGTGGCTGTTCGGTTTCGATCCGTTCGGCTGGCGGTTCATGACCGCGGTGCTCGGCACGCTGTGCGTGTTCCTTGTGTGCCGCATCGGGCGGCGGCTGTTCCGCTCGACGTTCCTCGGCTGCCTGGCCGGTCTGCTGCTCGCCGTGGACGGCCTCGCGTTCGTGATGAGCCGCACGGCGCTGCTCGACTCGGTCCTCGTGTTCTTCGTCGTCGCCGCGTTCGGCTGCCTGGTCGTGGACCGCGACAAGGCGCGCGGCAAGCTGGCCGCCGCGCTCCCGAGGGGCGAGGACGGCGTGCCGCGCCCCGACGTGCACATCGCCGAGACCCTGCGTCTGGGCTGGCGCCCGTGGCGGCTGCTCGCCGGTCTGTGCCTGGGGCTCGCCGCGGGCACGAAGTGGAACGGCTTCATCTATCTGGCCGCGTTCGGTGTGCTCACGGTCCTGTGGGACGTCGGCGCGCGCCGCGTCGCCGGGGCCGGCCGGCCGTACGTGACCGTGCTCAAGCGGGACCTCGGCTGGGCGTTCCTGTCGACGGTGCCGGTCGCGGTCGCCACGTACGTCCTGTCCTGGCTCGGCTGGATCCTTTCTCCTGCCGACGGGACCGGCGGCTACTTCCGCAACTGGGCGGCGACCGACGGCCGGGGCGGTTCCTGGACCTGGCTGTTCCCCGACTGGGTGCGCAGCCTGTGGCACTACGAGCACGAGGTCTACAAGTTCAACGTGGGGCTCAGTTCCCCGCACATCTACCAGTCGAACCCGTGGAGCTGGCTCGTCGACGGCCGGCCGGTCTCGTACTTCTACGAGTCCCCGCTGCCCGGCAAGGACGGCTGCCCGGCCGGCGCGGGCGACAAGTGCGCCCGCGAGGTCCTGGCGCTCGGCACCCCGCTGCTGTGGTGGGCGGCGGCGTTCGCCGTGCTCTATCTGCTGTGGCGCTGGTTCTTCCGCCGCGACTGGCGGGCGGGTGCCATCGCGTGCGCCGTCGCCGCGGGCTATCTGCCCTGGTTCAACTACCAGGAACGCACGATCTTCTTCTTCTACGCGGTCGTTTTTGTGCCTTTCCTCTGCCTCGGGGTCGCGATGATGATCGGCGCGATCCTCGGGCCGCCGGGGTCCGGGGAGCGGCGCAGAATCGTGGGCGCGGCGGCCGCGGGCGTGCTCGTCCTGCTGATCGTGTGGAATTTCGTCTACTTCTGGCCGATCTACACCGGGCAGGCGATCCCGTTCAGCTCCTGGCAGTCCCGGATGTGGCTCGATACCTGGGTCTGA